The Labilithrix sp. genome contains a region encoding:
- a CDS encoding HEPN domain-containing protein, with protein sequence MQPSRAVSAAIERYRERLRARFGGRVREVVLFGSHARGEAHEDSDADVFVVVDAITAAERSEAIDDAFVADAATSFPVGLAPLVYSEVEAARARAGGRRLLRDIDNRERGSMNDDERRAAIAAEVSRGETSLAAGEKLLDGFPADAVSRAYYAAFHHARALLVSVGLEPTTHAGLTRLFQRDFVRTGRFDPKLASALDHLLAARQGADYTAEVVITDEMAKDEIESARRFVAACRACLVADGWL encoded by the coding sequence ATGCAGCCGTCTCGCGCCGTGTCGGCGGCGATCGAACGATATCGTGAGCGGCTGCGCGCCCGCTTCGGCGGACGCGTGAGGGAGGTCGTGCTCTTCGGGTCCCACGCGAGGGGAGAAGCACACGAAGACAGCGACGCCGACGTGTTCGTCGTCGTGGACGCCATCACCGCCGCGGAGCGGTCCGAAGCGATCGACGACGCCTTCGTCGCAGACGCAGCGACGAGCTTCCCCGTCGGTCTCGCGCCGCTCGTCTATTCGGAGGTGGAGGCGGCGCGCGCGCGTGCGGGGGGCCGTCGTCTCCTTCGGGACATCGACAATCGAGAGCGTGGATCCATGAACGACGACGAGAGACGGGCCGCCATCGCCGCCGAGGTATCACGTGGTGAGACGTCGCTCGCCGCCGGCGAGAAGCTCCTCGACGGCTTCCCCGCCGACGCGGTGAGCCGCGCCTACTACGCCGCGTTTCATCATGCGCGCGCCCTCCTCGTGTCGGTCGGTCTCGAACCGACGACGCATGCCGGGCTCACGAGGCTCTTTCAGCGCGACTTCGTGCGGACGGGCCGGTTCGACCCGAAGCTCGCGTCGGCGCTCGACCATCTCCTCGCGGCGCGACAGGGGGCGGACTACACCGCCGAGGTCGTCATCACCGACGAAATGGCGAAGGACGAGATCGAGAGCGCGCGCAGGTTCGTCGCCGCCTGCCGCGCCTGCCTCGTCGCCGACGGCTGGCTCTGA
- a CDS encoding metallophosphoesterase, whose product MLGRSLLACAALSALLVACGSDGSDGGSATDPSAPAMSADEVADGELSPAEIAKKLEEKPWEVVSNKGETYVPNVFYADASQNEQIMPYAIGGHVMIDRLIYPTLGNPNLYVKKDATEEFVSVLRIEDAALDAIGGLEAEALAGSSLKRVTLPNDAKTGIAFFLVKRAGREQAESKVAISSGTGTDAIRVYPNDVLMNAEPADMPAVLKKRHTLRFVFKQGAMQRVPAGLYDLRMEVRKDNKLVTVGSQPVYEYQYNAVRVFDDAEDEHSVINITDTQVSVGDLYNNKTKDKLDELVYFLNTTNDPAVLNASFITFNGDLHNGGSPGTLRQRPVATTYQNEAKAIVDLLKYLPIPIFLTTGNHDGYVATGHVPSAVKAVDTLVIESLKEVIKDNAPNPWPNFDQSAFESYLAKTAASDKLGGEHRDIFTGGFARNAKAEAEGFAGWKEVPRADRNYILYDGFYQWQKTYGPLFYSHKFGKSAYVSLNSYELRQHRRSGWGMYTVNYGGSMNDVQMDWLDRELLRAKQDNSDVIILAHHDPRGGHKGKDFGYYFEQLEYRSVFQSAVNYLVGKVWNPLVCTLPDWALSTEQTESCAHDGLQEWMRPDAEFDCDWDQRGADFTCDPAKGEPFSSGVELLKRLASSPQVRTVLLGHTHYNSLEVIQEGDELIPGKFPVDAASTQKFATLEVLNPVRGYSQAQTTNGASEDYDNHAVPMNPIADSVKSFGKQYDKSVAGWSRHTASGKLGPRELVFFRLVSASDLANQTYSGGKSSMGFTVLTLETKSDKRGVTLPQINRAKFFANIGQSRFDVVGEIEINRAEAIGAHDPKNPVEKLFDW is encoded by the coding sequence ATGCTCGGACGCTCCCTCCTCGCTTGCGCAGCCCTCAGCGCACTCCTCGTTGCTTGCGGCTCGGACGGCAGTGACGGCGGGAGCGCGACGGACCCGTCGGCCCCGGCGATGTCGGCGGACGAGGTGGCGGACGGCGAGCTCTCCCCCGCCGAGATCGCGAAGAAGCTGGAGGAGAAGCCCTGGGAGGTCGTCTCGAACAAGGGCGAGACGTACGTGCCGAACGTGTTCTACGCGGACGCGTCGCAGAACGAGCAGATCATGCCGTACGCGATCGGCGGCCACGTCATGATCGACCGCCTCATCTACCCGACGCTCGGGAACCCGAACCTCTACGTCAAAAAAGACGCTACCGAGGAATTCGTCAGCGTGCTCCGGATCGAGGACGCCGCCCTCGACGCGATCGGCGGCCTCGAGGCGGAGGCGCTCGCGGGCTCCTCGCTGAAGCGCGTGACGCTCCCGAACGACGCGAAGACGGGCATCGCCTTCTTCCTCGTGAAGCGCGCGGGCCGCGAGCAGGCCGAGTCGAAGGTCGCGATCTCGAGCGGCACGGGCACCGACGCGATCCGCGTCTACCCGAACGACGTCCTCATGAACGCGGAGCCGGCGGACATGCCCGCCGTCCTCAAGAAGCGCCACACGCTCCGCTTCGTGTTCAAGCAGGGCGCGATGCAGCGCGTCCCCGCCGGCCTCTACGACCTCCGGATGGAGGTCCGCAAGGACAACAAGCTCGTCACCGTCGGCTCGCAGCCGGTCTACGAGTACCAGTACAACGCGGTCCGCGTGTTCGACGACGCCGAGGACGAGCACTCCGTCATCAACATCACCGACACGCAGGTCTCGGTCGGCGACCTCTACAACAACAAGACGAAGGACAAGCTCGACGAGCTCGTCTACTTCCTCAACACGACGAACGACCCCGCCGTCCTCAACGCCTCGTTCATCACGTTCAACGGCGACCTCCACAACGGCGGCTCGCCCGGCACGCTCCGGCAGCGCCCCGTCGCGACGACGTACCAGAACGAGGCGAAGGCGATCGTCGACCTCCTCAAGTACCTCCCGATCCCGATCTTCCTCACGACCGGTAACCACGACGGCTACGTCGCGACGGGCCACGTCCCCTCCGCGGTGAAGGCGGTCGACACGCTCGTCATCGAGTCGCTGAAGGAGGTCATCAAGGACAACGCGCCCAACCCGTGGCCCAACTTCGACCAGTCGGCCTTCGAGTCGTACCTCGCGAAGACGGCCGCCTCCGACAAGCTCGGCGGCGAGCACCGCGACATCTTCACCGGCGGCTTCGCGCGCAACGCGAAGGCGGAGGCGGAGGGCTTCGCGGGCTGGAAGGAGGTCCCGCGCGCGGACCGCAACTACATCCTCTACGACGGCTTCTACCAGTGGCAGAAGACGTACGGCCCGCTCTTCTACTCGCACAAGTTCGGCAAGAGCGCGTACGTCTCGCTCAACAGCTACGAGCTTCGCCAGCACCGCCGCAGCGGCTGGGGCATGTACACCGTCAACTACGGCGGCAGCATGAACGACGTGCAGATGGACTGGCTCGACCGCGAGCTCCTCCGCGCGAAGCAGGACAACAGCGACGTCATCATCCTCGCGCACCACGACCCGCGCGGCGGCCACAAGGGCAAGGACTTCGGCTACTACTTCGAGCAGCTCGAGTACCGCTCGGTCTTCCAGAGCGCGGTGAACTACCTCGTCGGCAAGGTCTGGAACCCGCTCGTCTGCACGCTCCCCGACTGGGCGCTCTCGACGGAGCAGACGGAGTCCTGCGCGCACGACGGCCTCCAGGAGTGGATGCGCCCCGACGCGGAGTTCGACTGCGACTGGGATCAGCGCGGCGCCGACTTCACGTGCGACCCGGCGAAGGGCGAGCCGTTCTCGAGCGGCGTCGAGCTCCTCAAGCGCCTCGCGTCGAGCCCGCAGGTCCGCACCGTCCTCCTCGGCCACACGCACTACAACTCGCTCGAGGTCATCCAGGAGGGCGACGAGCTGATCCCCGGCAAGTTCCCGGTCGACGCGGCGTCGACGCAGAAGTTCGCGACGCTCGAGGTGCTGAACCCGGTCCGCGGCTACTCGCAGGCGCAGACGACGAACGGCGCGTCGGAGGACTACGACAACCACGCGGTCCCGATGAACCCGATCGCGGACAGCGTGAAGAGCTTCGGCAAGCAGTACGACAAGTCCGTCGCCGGCTGGAGCCGCCACACGGCCTCGGGCAAGCTGGGCCCGCGCGAGCTCGTGTTCTTCCGTCTCGTGTCGGCGTCGGACCTCGCGAACCAGACCTACTCCGGCGGCAAGTCGTCGATGGGCTTCACCGTCCTGACCCTCGAGACGAAGAGCGACAAGCGCGGCGTGACGCTCCCGCAGATCAACCGCGCGAAGTTCTTCGCGAACATCGGCCAGTCCCGCTTCGACGTCGTCGGCGAAATCGAAATCAACCGCGCCGAGGCCATCGGCGCCCACGACCCGAAGAACCCGGTCGAGAAGCTCTTCGACTGGTAG
- a CDS encoding alpha/beta fold hydrolase produces the protein MGRPYLCLAALVPCLVAACATESDAPAISEDAVLAAESAPIVFEPCGMPPGAPPLAAECANIDVPLDWSSPGGRRINFFVKRIRGSAPGPHKQLWLLQGGPGGSGQAFDFDAPLFAGIDPSFDLYIPDHRGTGRSSLLRCAGLSSPPIDVNACRDDLLRTWGSDGLAAFSTTSAARDVGSVIARTREPGQEVHVYGVSYGTYLAQRYLQVFPRQPTSVTLDGVCQAGLCSLLKYAYWTDHVAQQFMRECAADEVCGAKLGPDPNARMKEALAIADAGTCAGLAGVTGNQVRALMVTFSRMFGYRTFVPPLAYRILRCDAGDVVALQNFAAIVLTPPTAPPMTSPTAPPASTEPPRPFSQALSYNIAFSEMMETPAITRPELEALMSESVFAQYSPAMHDMFDAWPKYDHDEYVGRYPTTDVPVLLLNGTLDAATPIEFAEEVAAHYTRPHQTFVSLPRAVHGTLRGSPTTDGKQCGLELFRQFVTAPTRPLDTSCASRIVPHDFGSNMADAAERWFGTRDLWENPVTPQRKTPARDPELEAELARINDEPAPFF, from the coding sequence ATGGGTCGTCCTTACCTTTGCCTCGCGGCGCTCGTGCCGTGTCTCGTCGCGGCGTGCGCGACCGAGAGCGATGCTCCCGCCATCTCCGAAGACGCGGTCCTCGCCGCCGAGAGCGCGCCGATCGTCTTCGAGCCTTGCGGGATGCCGCCGGGCGCGCCACCTCTCGCGGCCGAGTGCGCGAACATCGACGTGCCGCTCGACTGGTCGAGCCCCGGCGGACGCCGCATCAACTTCTTCGTGAAGCGCATCCGCGGGAGCGCGCCCGGACCTCACAAGCAGCTCTGGCTCCTCCAGGGCGGCCCTGGCGGATCCGGCCAGGCCTTCGACTTCGATGCCCCCTTGTTCGCCGGGATCGATCCCTCCTTCGATCTCTACATCCCCGACCATCGCGGCACCGGGCGCTCGTCGCTCCTCCGGTGCGCCGGGCTCTCGTCGCCGCCGATCGACGTGAACGCCTGCCGCGACGACCTGCTCCGCACCTGGGGCAGCGACGGCCTCGCCGCGTTCTCGACGACCTCCGCCGCGCGCGACGTGGGCAGCGTCATCGCGCGCACGCGCGAGCCGGGCCAGGAGGTCCACGTCTATGGCGTGTCCTACGGCACATACCTCGCGCAGCGATACCTCCAGGTCTTTCCGCGCCAGCCGACCTCCGTGACGCTCGACGGCGTCTGCCAGGCCGGCCTGTGCAGCTTGCTGAAGTACGCGTACTGGACCGACCACGTCGCGCAGCAGTTCATGCGCGAGTGCGCCGCCGACGAGGTGTGCGGCGCGAAGCTCGGCCCGGATCCGAACGCGCGCATGAAAGAGGCGCTCGCGATCGCCGACGCCGGCACGTGCGCGGGCCTCGCCGGCGTCACGGGCAACCAGGTCCGCGCGCTGATGGTCACCTTCTCGCGCATGTTCGGCTACCGCACCTTCGTGCCGCCGCTCGCGTACCGCATCCTCCGCTGCGACGCGGGGGACGTCGTCGCGCTGCAGAACTTCGCCGCGATCGTGCTCACTCCGCCCACCGCGCCGCCGATGACGAGCCCCACCGCGCCGCCCGCCTCGACCGAGCCGCCGCGGCCGTTCTCGCAAGCGCTCTCGTACAACATCGCGTTCTCCGAGATGATGGAGACGCCCGCCATCACCCGCCCCGAGCTCGAGGCGCTGATGAGCGAGAGCGTGTTCGCGCAATACAGCCCCGCGATGCACGACATGTTCGACGCCTGGCCGAAGTACGACCACGACGAATACGTCGGCCGCTACCCCACGACCGACGTCCCCGTCCTGCTCCTCAACGGCACCCTCGACGCGGCGACCCCGATCGAGTTCGCCGAGGAGGTCGCTGCACATTACACGCGTCCGCACCAGACCTTCGTGTCGCTGCCGCGCGCGGTGCACGGCACGCTCCGCGGCTCACCCACCACCGACGGCAAGCAGTGCGGCTTGGAGCTGTTCCGTCAGTTCGTGACCGCGCCGACGCGCCCGCTCGACACGTCCTGCGCGAGCCGCATCGTCCCGCACGACTTCGGCAGCAACATGGCGGACGCGGCGGAGCGGTGGTTCGGCACCCGCGATCTCTGGGAGAACCCGGTCACGCCGCAACGGAAGACGCCGGCGCGCGATCCGGAGCTCGAGGCCGAGCTCGCGCGCATCAACGACGAGCCAGCGCCCTTCTTCTGA
- a CDS encoding DUF3667 domain-containing protein, whose amino-acid sequence MMPASHTLRVRPEPTVRMRPPPPAMTVRQHVAVTMSPPAPATPACLNCELPLIGKFCHACGQAAKTPARITLGAILHELPHAILHLEHALPHTIVALLRRPGHTMREYLGGKRVHTYSPFTLLFLTAGLLGLVMVTLKLQGPVVVQADNDVGPRLTAAIFKYNAWFRLALLPLHAIGPAIVLRRRTGLHYGEQVVAAAMVTAGSVMLSLAALPLRWLAYKWSAGAGALVTGGAELSTTLYVLWAYAQLQDDGKKRDAVMRWLRSIASLFAAGVVYMVVMIAAVVLLLVGKKLHLI is encoded by the coding sequence ATGATGCCCGCGAGCCACACCCTGCGCGTTCGCCCCGAGCCGACTGTGCGGATGCGTCCGCCGCCGCCGGCGATGACGGTGCGCCAGCACGTGGCGGTGACGATGAGCCCGCCCGCGCCCGCGACGCCGGCCTGCCTCAACTGCGAGCTCCCGCTCATCGGCAAGTTCTGTCACGCCTGCGGTCAGGCCGCGAAGACGCCCGCCCGCATCACGCTCGGCGCGATCCTCCACGAGCTCCCGCACGCGATCCTGCACCTCGAGCACGCGCTCCCGCACACGATCGTCGCGCTCTTGCGGCGGCCGGGCCACACGATGCGGGAGTATCTCGGCGGGAAGCGCGTCCACACGTACTCGCCCTTCACGCTGCTCTTCCTCACCGCCGGGCTGCTGGGGCTCGTGATGGTCACGCTGAAGCTGCAGGGACCGGTCGTCGTCCAAGCGGACAACGACGTCGGGCCGAGGTTGACGGCGGCGATCTTCAAGTACAACGCGTGGTTCCGGCTCGCGCTGCTGCCGCTCCACGCGATCGGCCCCGCGATCGTCCTCCGCCGCCGCACCGGCCTCCACTACGGCGAGCAGGTCGTCGCCGCGGCGATGGTCACGGCCGGGAGCGTGATGCTGAGCCTCGCCGCGCTCCCGCTGCGCTGGCTCGCGTACAAATGGTCGGCGGGCGCAGGTGCTCTCGTCACGGGCGGCGCCGAGCTGAGCACGACGCTGTACGTGCTCTGGGCGTACGCGCAGCTCCAGGACGACGGCAAGAAGCGAGACGCGGTGATGCGCTGGCTTCGATCGATCGCGTCGCTCTTCGCCGCCGGCGTCGTGTACATGGTCGTCATGATCGCCGCCGTCGTGCTCCTGCTCGTCGGCAAGAAGCTCCATCTGATCTAG
- a CDS encoding nuclear transport factor 2 family protein — translation MSAAVIEAFYDAFSKRDAEGMVKHYADDVRFSDPVFQDLKGDDAKNMWRMLCERGKDLEVVASDVTENSAHWDATYTFALTRRKVLNRIDAKFTFEGDKIKTHTDAFDLYAWTRMAFGVTGVLLGWTGFFQSTLRKKALAGLVAFERENRHDRA, via the coding sequence ATGAGCGCTGCGGTCATCGAGGCCTTCTACGACGCGTTTTCGAAGCGTGACGCGGAGGGCATGGTCAAGCACTACGCCGACGACGTTCGCTTCTCGGATCCGGTGTTCCAGGACCTGAAGGGCGACGACGCGAAGAACATGTGGCGGATGCTCTGCGAGCGCGGCAAGGACCTCGAGGTCGTCGCGAGCGACGTCACGGAGAACAGCGCGCACTGGGACGCGACCTACACGTTCGCCCTCACGCGGCGGAAGGTGCTGAACCGCATCGACGCGAAGTTCACGTTCGAGGGCGACAAGATCAAGACGCACACCGACGCGTTCGATCTCTACGCGTGGACGCGGATGGCGTTCGGGGTGACCGGTGTCCTCTTGGGATGGACCGGCTTCTTCCAGAGCACGCTCCGGAAAAAGGCCCTCGCCGGCCTCGTCGCCTTCGAACGGGAAAATCGTCACGATCGGGCTTAA
- a CDS encoding YgiQ family radical SAM protein, translating into MQARGWDELDVLIVTGDAYVDHPAFGPILIARFLEGRGYRVGVIAQPRWDSPADIARMGRPRLFVGVSAGNLDSMLNKLTAQKKTRSEDQYSPGGRPDQRPNRATIVYSNLCRQAFPGVPVVIGGIEASLRRIAHYDYWSDQVRRSILLDSKADLLVFGMGERPAWEIARRLAAGEKVTELTDVRGTAHVKKNRRAWEPLLADASKFTTDKKVVVLPSYEEVTKDKQAFARMSRAFQYETNPHNGRPILQPHGDEAVYFNSPALPLAEEEMDGLYDLPFVRAPHPSYANEGIPAFETVKHSIVTMRGCFGGCTFCSITEHEGRVIQSRSEASVLREVRELSRTAGFSGVLTDLGGPTANMYKMTCKDPKIESACRRLSCVHPGICENLVTDHGPLVQLMKAVRSAEGIKRVFIASGVRYDLADRSPEFVAELARHHTGGQLSVAPEHNSPAVLDKMKKPPIDTYERFAQAFCQASEKAGKEQYLVPYFITGHPGSTLKDTVELALYLKRNGMRPRQVQDFIPTPMAVATTMFYTGVDPLTNEPVYTARELREKRMMKALVFYWDPQHWPLAREALAAAGRRDLIGRQPHHLVPPEGAADRVQRSAAKPRRRR; encoded by the coding sequence ATGCAGGCGCGCGGCTGGGACGAGCTCGACGTCCTGATCGTCACCGGCGACGCGTACGTCGATCACCCCGCCTTCGGGCCGATCCTCATCGCGCGTTTCCTCGAGGGGCGCGGCTACCGCGTCGGCGTCATCGCGCAGCCGCGTTGGGACTCGCCGGCCGACATCGCGCGGATGGGCCGCCCGCGGCTCTTCGTCGGCGTCTCGGCGGGCAACCTCGACTCGATGCTCAACAAGCTGACCGCGCAGAAGAAGACGCGGTCGGAGGATCAGTACTCGCCGGGCGGCCGCCCCGATCAGCGGCCGAACCGCGCGACGATTGTATATTCCAACCTTTGCCGGCAGGCGTTCCCCGGCGTGCCGGTCGTGATCGGCGGGATCGAGGCGTCGCTCCGGCGCATCGCGCACTACGACTACTGGTCCGATCAGGTCCGCCGCTCGATCCTCCTCGACTCGAAGGCCGACCTCCTCGTGTTCGGGATGGGCGAGCGTCCGGCGTGGGAGATCGCGCGTCGCCTCGCGGCGGGGGAGAAGGTCACCGAGCTCACCGACGTCCGCGGCACCGCGCACGTGAAGAAGAACCGCCGCGCGTGGGAGCCGCTCCTCGCGGACGCCTCGAAGTTCACGACCGACAAGAAGGTCGTCGTCCTCCCTTCGTACGAGGAGGTGACGAAGGACAAGCAGGCCTTCGCGCGCATGAGCCGCGCGTTCCAGTACGAGACGAACCCGCACAACGGCCGCCCGATCCTGCAGCCGCACGGCGACGAGGCGGTGTACTTCAACTCCCCCGCGCTGCCGCTCGCGGAGGAGGAGATGGACGGGCTCTATGATCTCCCGTTCGTGCGCGCGCCGCACCCGTCCTACGCGAACGAGGGGATCCCCGCGTTCGAGACGGTGAAGCACTCGATCGTCACGATGCGCGGCTGCTTCGGCGGCTGCACGTTCTGCTCCATCACCGAGCACGAGGGCCGCGTCATCCAGAGCCGGAGCGAGGCGAGCGTGCTCCGCGAGGTGCGTGAGCTCTCCCGCACCGCGGGCTTCTCCGGCGTGCTGACCGACCTCGGCGGCCCGACCGCGAACATGTACAAGATGACGTGCAAGGACCCGAAGATCGAGAGCGCGTGCCGCCGCCTCTCGTGCGTCCATCCCGGCATCTGCGAGAACCTCGTGACCGATCACGGTCCGCTCGTCCAGTTGATGAAGGCGGTGCGCTCGGCGGAGGGGATCAAGCGCGTGTTCATCGCGAGCGGCGTCCGCTACGACCTCGCGGACCGGAGCCCGGAGTTCGTCGCGGAGCTCGCGCGGCACCACACCGGCGGGCAGCTCTCGGTCGCGCCGGAGCACAACTCGCCGGCGGTGCTCGACAAGATGAAGAAGCCGCCGATCGACACGTACGAGCGCTTCGCGCAGGCGTTCTGTCAGGCGAGCGAGAAGGCGGGGAAGGAGCAGTACCTGGTCCCGTACTTCATCACCGGCCACCCCGGCTCGACGTTGAAGGACACGGTGGAGCTGGCGCTCTACTTGAAGCGGAACGGCATGCGCCCGCGGCAGGTGCAGGACTTCATCCCGACCCCGATGGCGGTCGCGACGACGATGTTCTACACCGGCGTCGACCCGCTCACGAACGAGCCCGTCTACACGGCGCGCGAGCTCCGCGAGAAGCGGATGATGAAGGCGCTCGTCTTCTACTGGGACCCGCAGCACTGGCCGCTCGCCCGCGAGGCGCTCGCCGCCGCCGGCCGCCGCGACCTCATCGGCCGCCAGCCGCACCACCTCGTCCCGCCCGAAGGCGCGGCCGATCGGGTGCAGCGGAGCGCCGCGAAGCCTCGTCGCCGTCGCTGA
- a CDS encoding NAD(P)-binding domain-containing protein, with product MENGGQRRVAVVGGGAWGLALAAAAARAESDVVLVSRRPLDHAPGVRVVKALEEAARHARLLILAVPSSVSRAVARELGEHIDGSHYVVHGVRGLVSDESDEDLYTISDVLREETPVRRTGALGGPALAQDLLAGRPSVVVVGSRYPEVTEAATAALGSPTLRVYPTNDLKGLEWASALVGCLTIAIGYAQAMNTSAGLVAALISRSVGEASRIAAAAGGDAQTLLGLAGYGDLLASIAQGDRPEIIVGQALAKGLAPAEAAKAAELRVEALELIPRVARWTEAAGVRSPIFHALANGVVGGKSANTILHELMTLPIEHRA from the coding sequence ATGGAGAACGGAGGGCAGCGGAGGGTCGCGGTCGTCGGCGGCGGCGCTTGGGGCCTCGCGCTCGCGGCGGCGGCGGCGCGCGCGGAGAGCGACGTCGTCCTCGTCTCGCGGCGCCCGCTCGATCACGCCCCCGGCGTGCGCGTCGTCAAGGCGCTCGAGGAGGCGGCGCGCCACGCGCGGCTCCTCATCCTCGCGGTCCCTTCGAGCGTGAGCCGCGCCGTGGCGCGCGAGCTCGGCGAGCACATCGACGGCAGTCACTACGTCGTCCACGGCGTGCGCGGCCTCGTCAGCGACGAGAGCGACGAGGACCTCTACACGATCTCGGACGTGCTCCGCGAAGAGACCCCCGTCCGGCGCACCGGCGCGCTCGGCGGCCCCGCGCTCGCGCAGGACCTCCTCGCCGGGCGGCCGTCCGTCGTCGTCGTCGGCTCGCGCTACCCGGAGGTGACGGAGGCCGCGACCGCCGCGCTCGGCTCCCCCACCCTCCGCGTCTATCCCACGAACGACCTGAAGGGCCTCGAGTGGGCGAGCGCGCTCGTCGGCTGCCTCACGATCGCGATCGGCTACGCGCAGGCGATGAACACGAGCGCCGGCCTCGTCGCCGCGCTCATCTCGCGCTCCGTCGGCGAGGCCTCGCGCATCGCGGCCGCGGCCGGCGGCGACGCGCAGACGCTCCTCGGCCTCGCCGGCTACGGCGATCTCCTCGCGTCGATCGCGCAGGGCGATCGCCCCGAGATCATCGTCGGTCAGGCGCTCGCCAAGGGCCTCGCCCCCGCCGAAGCGGCGAAGGCGGCGGAGCTCCGCGTCGAAGCGCTGGAGCTCATCCCCCGCGTCGCGCGCTGGACGGAGGCGGCCGGCGTCCGCTCACCGATCTTCCACGCGCTCGCGAACGGCGTCGTCGGCGGCAAGAGCGCGAACACGATCCTGCACGAGCTGATGACGCTCCCGATCGAGCACCGCGCCTGA
- a CDS encoding Fic family protein, giving the protein MSLRQESFGHVAPAWETLGDFMRRFREAYSLRRMTPMEQVIAAAASHHRLAWIHPFLDGNGRVVRLFTHAWLKRLLLDGHGLWSISRGLARRRSEYFRYLQEADEPRRGALDGRGALTDAGSRSRDVSCRRRRATCCARCSSAVRSPAEKRRASRGNRSGPRGPSWQRC; this is encoded by the coding sequence ATGTCGTTGCGCCAGGAGAGCTTCGGCCACGTTGCGCCGGCTTGGGAGACGCTCGGCGACTTCATGCGTCGCTTCCGCGAGGCGTACTCGCTACGTCGTATGACGCCGATGGAGCAGGTGATCGCCGCCGCGGCGTCGCATCATCGCCTCGCCTGGATCCACCCGTTCCTCGACGGCAACGGTCGCGTGGTGCGGTTGTTCACGCACGCGTGGCTGAAGCGTCTTCTCCTCGACGGACACGGGCTCTGGTCCATCTCCCGCGGCCTCGCGCGGAGGAGGAGCGAGTACTTCCGCTACCTCCAGGAAGCCGACGAGCCGCGCCGTGGCGCGCTCGACGGTCGTGGCGCTCTCACCGACGCAGGCTCTCGGTCGCGCGACGTGAGCTGCCGAAGACGGCGGGCTACCTGCTGCGCGCGGTGCTCCTCCGCGGTGAGATCGCCCGCGGAGAAGCGGCGCGCATCACGGGGCAACAGGAGCGGTCCGCGCGGTCCGTCGTGGCAGCGCTGCTGA
- a CDS encoding endonuclease/exonuclease/phosphatase family protein translates to MALRIATFNLKDFFLPRNATEQAVGVQKIANVAASLRRANADVVALQEVGGAEILDRLVAEVKDLSYGPPVLGTEDKRGIRNAILSRLPVQWSQVHTAKSLPFPPLVEGDPDPYAGRIPLRRGIVHVRVDAGALGEVDVLTAHFKSNLPALLKGAAGKEVPDTNVHMAGQSAIRSLVQRAAEALFVRGLVDEVFAKSPDHAICVLGDLNDTPTSLPVRLVRGLDATHRHHLRAAGEDMPAERRFSSFHGGAPILIDHILCSDRLHRALTSFEIHNEALRYHGPYVEGEVELTVDSDHALNVAEFAG, encoded by the coding sequence ATGGCGCTTCGCATCGCGACGTTCAACCTGAAGGACTTTTTTCTGCCGCGGAACGCGACCGAGCAGGCGGTCGGCGTCCAGAAGATCGCGAACGTCGCGGCGTCCTTGCGCCGGGCGAACGCGGACGTCGTCGCGCTGCAGGAGGTCGGCGGCGCCGAGATCCTCGATCGGCTCGTCGCCGAAGTGAAGGACCTCTCCTACGGCCCGCCGGTGCTGGGGACGGAGGACAAGCGGGGCATCCGCAACGCGATCCTCTCGCGCCTGCCGGTCCAGTGGTCGCAGGTCCACACCGCGAAGTCGCTCCCGTTCCCGCCGCTCGTGGAGGGCGATCCCGATCCGTACGCCGGCCGCATCCCGCTCCGCCGCGGCATCGTCCACGTGCGCGTCGACGCGGGCGCGCTCGGCGAGGTCGACGTCCTCACCGCGCACTTCAAGTCGAACCTGCCCGCGCTCCTGAAGGGCGCCGCCGGCAAGGAGGTCCCCGACACGAACGTGCACATGGCCGGCCAGTCGGCGATCCGCAGCCTCGTCCAGCGCGCGGCGGAGGCGCTCTTCGTGCGCGGCCTCGTCGACGAGGTCTTCGCGAAGTCGCCCGACCACGCCATCTGCGTGCTCGGCGATCTCAACGACACGCCGACCTCGCTGCCGGTCCGGCTCGTGCGCGGCCTCGACGCGACGCATCGTCACCACCTCCGCGCCGCGGGCGAAGACATGCCGGCGGAGCGGCGCTTCTCGTCCTTCCACGGCGGCGCGCCGATCCTGATCGATCACATCCTCTGTAGCGACCGCCTCCATCGCGCGCTCACGTCGTTCGAGATCCACAACGAGGCGCTCCGCTACCACGGGCCCTACGTCGAGGGTGAGGTCGAGCTCACGGTCGACAGCGACCACGCGCTCAACGTCGCCGAGTTCGCGGGCTGA